GTATATTCTTCTCAGTGGCCTAATCATAAAGTTCTAGCTTTCATGGCCCTCTGGGCATTATCTACGATGAAAAAAATGGATGGAAAAAAAGACTAGTGAATTCTGTTGATCTTGTCTGCTCTCtcagtttggtgagccagtttggtgtagtggttaggagtggggacttctaatctggcatgccgggttcgattctgcgctcccccacatgcaaccagctgggtgaccctgggctcgccacggcactgataaaactgttctgaccgagcagtgatatcagagctctctcagcctcacccaccccacagggtgtctgttgtggggagaggaatgggaaggtgactgtaagccgctttgagcctccttcgggtagggaaaagcggcatataagaaccaactcttcttcttcttcttctttcaaactGGAATTTACACTTTGTGGCTTGGAACGTATTCCCCATTCCCAGATTGCTTCCTGAGAAAAAATGGGCATGCCTGTAAAGTAGCCAATTTTAGCTACTTTACAAATTTACATAGTATTCTTGGCTGGATTTAGTATTTTAACAGTTACGGTTTCTCCGGAGACCTAATCAATTCTTTGTGCTTTGAAAACCGAAGAAACGCTCTTTTAGCGTTGCATATCCCAGGGGTTAAATCATCTGGAAAGAATTTCTCCGCCTAATCAGGTGATGAACCTTTTATAATACATCAAAATAATTGATGAGTGTTCCAATATTCTGTAGATGAGATTAGTTGTCTTCATTTGTGATGGCTGGTCCTGGTATCTCTTGGGGATTTATTTTTACATACTACATTAGCATCTCATCTGATAAAAAGGAAGACAATCCACACAGGTATAACTAATAGGGGGAAATATGTTTTGATATATGTAGTATTGGGTGTTCAGTCTGTAAGTGTCATCATTGCAAGTCATATGACTCCTTTGTCGTGTGTTCTCCCCTACATGATTGTGTTTGCAGAATAGTAGGAATTGTGAGCTAAATACAGACTGCCCCATCAGATTAGGATAAACTAGTATTGCTATGTCAAATGGGTATATATTTAGCAAGGTTTTCTGCCACCAACATAAAGATGAAGGCAAAACGTATTGATGTAAGTGTGGGTCACCTGCAGGCTAATTGATCTACTCTGCCATTTCATTGATAAATTACTTATAAATCAATATGGTGTGTTACCATGGGATTATCCTGAGATGCTGTAAAttaattttgtgttttgttttctttcatttttaaaaaaagatcttttTTATCAAAGGATTGGTGCTTGTCTATTTTTAAAGGAGGAAGACCATGCAGTCCTACCCAGAGTTATGCTGTTGTGTACTTATTGACTTCATTAGATTTAGAAAGGGATAAGTCAGCTCAGAACTGCGTTGTAAAAGATCCCCATGAATTTAGAGTAATGCTGAACCATTTCTTCACTGCTTTATTTCCGCTTTGTGTCTTTAACAGCAGCTTGATTTGCAGGGAGGAGTAAATGATTTATCCCCCCTTTCCATCTCCTTACAAGGGTTTATCATGTCACTGCTGAAGGAACTGTGACAGGAACCAGGTGCAGAGATGACAGTCATGATCCAAAATAAAAAAGCATGGCTTAGTCCTGGAAGCATCTTGCCATCCATGGGGGAAGGTaggctggctggctcccattTCTGGATGGCAGAGAAACCCATCAGAGACCACCATCTGTCTGCTACCTTTCATTGACCCAACAAGCTTTGAGGACTCAGAGATCCAGGTAGGGGCATTGTTTATCCTTTCATCCACAGCCTGTAGGCAATGGGGCTGCCTTGCTGTCTGCTGACTATACAAGGAAAAGCAGCACCTATGCCCTGCAGCATTTGTGCTCTGTCATATTAACAAAAGCTGTGGCCCGTTGGTGCCAAAAAAAGTATATTTGGATCATGTGCCCTCATTTAGGCATGGAAAAATGACCCCACCCTGCCCTGCAACTGTGACAGGAACCAGGTGCAGAGGTGATAGCCACCTCCCTCTGTTCACCtccctcagtctaacctacctcatagggttaaaatgagaataaaatggaggaaagaatcaAGTGGTAAATTTTCTGGTTTCTATAATCCTAcccaatataaatatataaattctatcagatataaatatataaattaatggaAAGGcaccaaaatatttaaataaaaaaaaataatttgaatattcTGGTGCCTTCCTGTTACACCAAAAAATGAAGATGGGACTTAGTATCTGCAAGATTCTCACCACTGCCCCTTCAATTGCCCCTCTTTCTGGAATAACCTCTGGGATAGATTGTCCTGACATAATGCTCCATTTTATTCTTGTCTTGTATCTGCTGGCAGATGGATGTGGAGTCGCTTCTGCATGATTGCGAAGAGGAATCCAAATAGAAATCTTTCTTCTGGAGTGATTTGGGATGTGATTTAACTGTTTTCACTGGTTCACATACAACCACCCTTTGTAACATCTCTCAGTGTGACAATTCAGAGATTCTTTCTCATTCATTCTTGTGGGGGGAGCGGTTgaccatccttccatccttccgaggtcggtcaaatgagtacccagcttgctggggggtaaacgggaatgactggggaaggcactggcaaaccaaccccgtattgagtctgccatgaaaacgctggagggcgtcaccccaagggtccgacatgactcggtgcttgcagaagggatacctttacctttacctttaatatttctTTGATGACCAGTCAATGTTGAATTGATCTAACTCTACTTTGAAAAAGTTATTTACGCAACAATTGATCATTCTATATTTCCATTATTAGTCTGGAAAGCCAGTCGTCCAGGGACTTGAAGAACATATGAATGTGTCCAGTGTAAATGTGAGCAGGGAACTGATACAAACAAGCATGCTATATGTTTGCATGATGCTCATGGCTTTTGACTGAAATGCCCCAAAGCAACTAACTCAAAAGTTCCACAGCTACCCTGTAACAGTTTCTTTTGCAATGCCTTCCATTCTCCTAGGAAAAGTGTAACTGGCCTTTGTTGGTGTTGTTTTGTTCCCACAGCAATGAAGAACCAGACCGAAGTGCAGAAGTTCATTCTCCTGGGTCTTACACATGACCACAGAGAACAGTACACTCTCTTTGTGGTGTTCCTGCTGCTCTACTTGGCCAGTTTGCTGGGAAACGGAGCCATTTTGGCCGTAGCTATAGCTGAGCCTCGGCTCCATACCCCCATGTACTTTTTCCTAGGCAATCTCTCCTGCCTGGACATATGCTACTCCACGGTGACTGTGCCCAAAATGCTGAGTGGCTTCTTAACAGAACGCCAAGCCATTTCTTTCATTGGATGCCTGGTTCAGTTGCATTTTTTTTACTTCCTGGGTAGCAGTGAAGGGATCCTTCTGGGGGTTATGGCTTTGGATCGCTACGTGGCCATCTGCAACCCTCTGCGTTACACAGTCATCATGAATAAATTGACTTGCCTTCTGCTAGCTGGGGCCACCTGGGCTGCTGGTTTCTTTCATGCCCTTATGCACACAGTCCAGACCTCCCGACTATGGTTCTGTGGCCCCAATCTTGTCCAGCATTTCTTTTGTGACATCAAGCCCCTTCTGGAATTGGCGTGCAGTAGTACTACTCTCAACCTCAGCCTCCTTAATATTGTCACTGGTTCCATTGCTCTGGGTGCCTTCTTCCTCACCCTGCTCTCCTACTGTTacatcattgccttcctctttttCAAACTCCAGTCTTCACAAAGCCATTGGAAAGCCTTCTCAACTTGTGCCTCCCACCTGACCGTTGTGGCTTTCATGTACGTTCCGGTTATTTCCAACTACTTGCTTGCGTCCACGGGTGAGTCTGCGGAAAGAGAGATGATCGTCACCATACTCTACAGTGCAGTCACTCCTGTTCTGAACCCTCTGATCTACACACTGAGAAATCAAGAGGTAAAATCTGCTCTGAAAAAAGTTTTCAGCCCGCAACATTTGCTTGGAAGGATATGATTTTATTCTGTCATTCTCTGGTTCCTGTCCTCATGTTTCTATCATGCTCTTGACTGACCAAGATGCATTCATTATCTAAATTAAGCATGCATGAATGCTGGTGGCCCTTGTTACATGACTTCCGGGGAAACAACATTTAGCTGCAAACCATGTTAATCAATATGAACAGGTTTATGCCTACCCCAGTTTGGCTGGCCTTGATTTTCTCCCTATAATAGTTTCTGGATTGTTGGGGATTCTGAAATATGGAAAGTGCTACACTGTGATaccagctttgcccataaggctgggagttcaatcccagcagccggctcaaggttgactcagccttccatccttccgaggtcggtaaaatgagtacccagcttgctggggggtcaatggtaatgactggggaaggcactggcaaaccaccccgtattgagtctgccatgaaaacgctagagggcgtcaccccaagggtcagacatgacttggtgcttgcacaggggatacctttacctttacctttacactgtgATATGTTGTGAACAAGATTTGTGGAGTTACGTCACTGGCCGCATCCCTGTAGAAGAGTATCTAAAATGACCCTTTGATGTTCTCTATTTATCTTACGATTACTAATATGTTTATTCAAATCAAGCAGCTTGGATACCCCAGCTTAGTTTGAGTTCCTCAACACTTTTAAATTAAGCAGGTTTGACTGACAAAGAAGATAGAGGTTGCTGTGCAAAGAAATAACCTTCTCAAACTACCTCTGTCTTACAGACAGcggtcctgtcccctctccatctCTTCTCCAgttgaacgttcccaagtccctccacctttcctcatagggtttggtccccaagccctggatcattcacatcattctcctctgtaccctctcaatttttttcccattccttttgaagtgaggcctccagaactggacagatGGGGTCTGATCAAAGCAGTACAAATCAAACTCAGTACGAatactaaaaaaaagaaagaaaagaaattggggAGATtagtgttgacagagtttaaatatgaggAGGTGTGTAACACCAGtagcttaaataataaaatagttttattaagaagaggaacaactttgtaagagagaggagagagtcctacCTGTCTGTCTAACTTTCATGAGCAGTTGGGACCTCAGGTGTCTGGGTAAGACATAACATGAAACGGCCAGGTGCAGCTTCTGGGAATTATGCTGGCGTGGAATGTTTTGAGAAACTAACTAGCTAAATGACCTTGAAGCTGTGAGCGGCATCTACACTCTAGAAGCTGGCTGCAAGCAGGGAAAATGGATAACTGATGCAAGACAGGCTAAAGTGAACAAACCTCAAACCCATTTCATGGCAGAAGTCACAGGATTCTAACACTGTTGTCTTGGAGACAGGTAGGTAGGAAATGTGCTCAGAAAAGCAGGAAATCTTCACCTGAGCCAATCCAGAAACAGGAAGAGATTATGAAAAACACCAGGAGTTTCCTATAAATCTCCTCTAACACCTGCTCTAGAATAGTctttatatgctgttgaatcctgCACACTGCAGACATTGCATCTTCCAATGATGAGTGCACTCCGGTAATCTATGCCAGAAATCAAGACAGATTTCCTGATAGATTTTAATTGCCTCTATGTTAAGACTCCAGGACCCCTCTCTATGCAAAAGGGGGATCTGTCTATGAACTTCCCTTTGTTAGAATATTTGGACCAATATTTTGACCAACTGACATTGTTCTTGATATATGCCTTTCAACACAAAGATTGGCTGTCATGTACACATCAAGACAATGAGCATCCACCTTTCCTGACATTCTTTCCCTCCTGACCATTGCATTGCTAAATAGTGGCCAGCAGATTTCTTTCTCAATGTCTTCACAAAGCCAAAATCCTTTATTTACTCTAAGCCCCCTTCCTGTCCCAAGTATTAAGCCAGGCTGCCAAGAGTTTAACTACCGTTATTAGTAGAAGTAAATAATTTTACTGTTGCAGCTTTATGCCATAACAGCCAACACGACCAAGTAAAATCAAGTATGTTAACagacaataattaaaataaactcaGATGAAAATATGAAAGCTTAatataaaaagatttttaaaagatcaaaaaaTAGCATGTAGTTGTACAATTGTACAGTAAACATCCTGCTAGACACCCAACCTGAATGCAGTTTCATTCATgttgttctccttccttcccagagAACCCCACATTTAGATCAGTAGTTATAAATCCTGTTGACTCTTATTTCCCCAAATCTagtcatttccttctctttgttttttCCCTGTGTACGTTTGGTAGTATAACTTCATATCTGTTAGTCCAGTTTGTTATTGGTCTTGTGTATGTTAGTTCGAATAAAGCTGAATTCTTTGATTTTAATATCTGTTGTCTGACTTGGATTCCTAGAAGGAAATAAATACCTTGTAAAACACTGGCAAAAGATGTTGCTGGTTACCACCTCTCACATAGACATTGCTCAAATTAAAAGCATTTTGGGTAACAAGAGATATTATCACCAACCTTTCCCTCAACCTAGAAAGCCTTAAACAAAATAATCTTCAGACTCTGGCACTGTATTTGCACCTGGAACCATTCTTTCCCTAATTTCTTCTGTGGTTACTTTATCTACCCCAGTCATTTTCCCATCCATGTGCACTGGATCATTAAGCTCATGTTAGCATAGTAGCCTGCCAAACCCAAAACCCTATTCAGGTATAATGCTAATGCTGCAACTGCCTGAGAAAACCCTTTTTTAATTAACACACTCCAGAGGTTTCCCTTTAATTCAATCAAGGTTTCTTTGTCACAGACCTCCTAACACTATTAGCTGGTTTATTTCATACAAATGATTATTACATCAAAAACTTTGTTTTAGGGGATAACCATCCAAATCTGGCCTTGCCTCAGCATACATTTCTGGGTGATTAAACATCACACCA
The Paroedura picta isolate Pp20150507F chromosome 16, Ppicta_v3.0, whole genome shotgun sequence genome window above contains:
- the LOC143826329 gene encoding olfactory receptor 12D1-like; amino-acid sequence: MKNQTEVQKFILLGLTHDHREQYTLFVVFLLLYLASLLGNGAILAVAIAEPRLHTPMYFFLGNLSCLDICYSTVTVPKMLSGFLTERQAISFIGCLVQLHFFYFLGSSEGILLGVMALDRYVAICNPLRYTVIMNKLTCLLLAGATWAAGFFHALMHTVQTSRLWFCGPNLVQHFFCDIKPLLELACSSTTLNLSLLNIVTGSIALGAFFLTLLSYCYIIAFLFFKLQSSQSHWKAFSTCASHLTVVAFMYVPVISNYLLASTGESAEREMIVTILYSAVTPVLNPLIYTLRNQEVKSALKKVFSPQHLLGRI